A window of the Cicer arietinum cultivar CDC Frontier isolate Library 1 chromosome 6, Cicar.CDCFrontier_v2.0, whole genome shotgun sequence genome harbors these coding sequences:
- the LOC101501844 gene encoding shikimate O-hydroxycinnamoyltransferase-like yields the protein MIINVRDSTMVRPSDEVTRRTVWNSNVDLVVPNFHTPSVYFYRTNSASNFFDAKIIKEALSKVLVPFYPMAGRLRRDEDGRVEIDCNGQGVLFIEADTGVVIDDFGDFAPTLKLRQLIPAVDYSQGIETYPLLVLQVTYFKCGGVSLGVGMQHHVADGASGLHFINTWSDVARGLDVSIPPFIDRTLLRARDPPRPVFEHIEYKPPPSMKTSPHNQPTKADSEATAAVSIFKLTREQLVTLKAKSKEAGNTINYSSYEMLAGHVWRSVCKARSLPDDQETKLYIATDGRARLQPPPPPGYFGNVIFTTTPIAIAGDLMSKPTWYAASRIHNALSRMDNEYLRSALDYLELQPDLKALVRGAHTFKCPNLGITSWARLPIHDADFGWGRPIFMGPGGIAYEGLSFIIPSSTNDGSLSVAIALQHEHMKVFKELLYDI from the exons atgatCATCAACGTGAGAGATTCGACAATGGTACGACCGTCGGATGAAGTTACACGAAGAACGGTGTGGAACTCCAACGTTGATTTGGTGGTGCCGAATTTCCATACACCAAGTGTTTACTTTTATAGAACCAATAGTGCTTCGAATTTCTTTGATGCCAAGATTATAAAGGAAGCACTGAGTAAGGTGCTTGTACCATTTTATCCAATGGCTGGTCGTCTTCGTCGCGACGAAGATGGCCGTGTTGAAATTGACTGTAATGGTCAAGGAGTGCTCTTTATCGAGGCCGATACTGGTGTGGTCATCGATGATTTTGGTGATTTTGCACCCACGCTTAAGCTCCGTCAGCTTATCCCAGCCGTTGATTATTCTCAAGGAATTGAAACATATCCCCTCTTAGTGTTACAG GTAACATACTTCAAATGTGGAGGAGTGTCACTTGGTGTTGGTATGCAACATCATGTAGCAGATGGAGCTTCTGGTCTTCACTTCATCAATACATGGTCAGATGTAGCTCGTGGCTTAGATGTTTCCATCCCACCATTCATCGACCGGACACTACTTCGTGCCCGTGATCCGCCTCGCCCCGTTTTCGAACACATTGAATACAAGCCTCCACCATCCATGAAGACTAGTCCACATAATCAACCAACAAAAGCAGACTCAGAAGCTACGGCAGCCGTGTCTATTTTCAAATTGACCCGCGAACAGCTCGTCACATTGAAAGCTAAGTCCAAAGAAGCTGGCAACACAATCAACTATAGCTCTTATGAGATGTTAGCCGGTCATGTTTGGAGAAGCGTGTGCAAAGCAAGATCACTTCCTGATGATCAAGAAACTAAATTGTATATTGCGACCGATGGAAGGGCAAGGTTGCAGCCTCCTCCTCCACCAGGTTATTTTGGCAATGTGATTTTCACAACAACACCTATAGCTATAGCTGGTGATCTCATGTCAAAACCAACATGGTATGCTGCAAGTAGAATCCACAATGCGTTGTCTCGAATGGACAACGAGTATTTGAGATCAGCTCTTGATTATCTAGAGCTACAACCAGATCTTAAAGCTCTTGTTCGCGGTGCACATACTTTCAAGTGTCCGAATCTTGGCATTACTAGTTGGGCTAGGCTTCCAATTCATGATGCTGATTTCGGTTGGGGAAGGCCTATTTTCATGGGACCGGGTGGAATTGCTTATGAAGGATTGTCTTTCATAATTCCAAGCTCAACAAATGATGGAAGTTTATCTGTTGCAATTGCTCTTCAACATGAGCATATGAAAGTGTTTAAGGAAttgttgtatgatatttga